CTTTGATGGAGGAATGCTCGTTGATGTGGAGGTGGTTCAGGCTTATTTCGGAAATTTTTTCTCCATCAACAAACGAACCATTTTCGGTAACAATCCAGGTTTTGAGAAGACCGTACTGGGAACCTTCCAGTTTCCACCACAGAGGAGTGAAGCGCCCTCTTTTATCACCAAAATCACCTGGAGAGATCCAGGTACCGATTTCCACTTCATTCACCCAGAGAGTGAGATCCGAAAGCCAGTGTTTATTGGTTCCCGGGACTTCTGAAGAGAGTTCCATTAAAATTTCGATTTTTTTGAGTGGTTTCCCTTTGTAAAGGGCGTTGTTGGGAAATTTGTACTCAACGAACCCCTTTCCAAACCAGAGAAGTCCTGCTTTCACTCGTTCAGGGTTCCAAAACGAATCCGGAGAATCTAGAAAACCAATGATTTTTTCAGGAGAACACAAACCACACGGTGGACTGATTTCGAATTTGGTGTATAGTCCAACTGGCATCTCCACCTCAATCACGTCGTCTTCTTCGTTTTTTTCGGTGGTTGATGGGAAACTAATGATGATTTCGCTGTATTGAGCACTACAGAGTTTCTGTGAACCTCTTTCCCCCTTTTTGTTTTCGACTTTCACTAATCCTGCTTTTTCCAAAATATTGATGTTGACCACGGCGGTGGACTGAGGAATATTGAGCTTCTGGGCAATCTGGCTGACATTTAGTTTTTTCCCATTCAGAATCTCAAGTATGCGAATTCGGACTTCAGTCGAAAGTGCTCTCAAAATGTTGGTATCTTTTCCCGTATTGAGAATTAAAATGTTTCCTGTTTTCTTTGACATGGTTTCGACCCTTCCATTAAATCAAATAAATTGATATAAAGCATAAAAAACAATATCCTCTTCGAAGAAGATAACACTATATTTTTTAGCTGTCAATGTTCAATTGAACAGTATTTTCATTTTTGTTCCATAAAACGATCACAAATTATATATCAAAAATTTTGATATATTTTTCTTTTTCAGTGAAGATATGATATGAAATTCGAGGATGACCTCTGTGACGGGAAGGGCGAAAAACGCAGCCTTCGAAATTTTGCTTATGCCATATCGCTTGAAGTTGTCCGCAATCAGAATGAGGATCGGCTACATAGGGCAAAGCATGTTGTGCCTACTACATTTTGCAGTGAATGTTGATGAAATGGTTACAGAGCCTTTATCGATCCTGGTCCCAATTATCCGTTGGTAAAAGTAGCCTTTATATGGTGATAGTATGTTCTCAGTGAAAAAGTCTTTGCCTGAATACTAAATACGCAGAGACTAAGGAACTTAATGAATATGGTGGCTTTTTCTTGTCGCTTTGTTCTGTAAACCAAAATAGATACAACGCATCCTGTGGGAAAGTCAAAGAGGTAGCGTTTACCATGTTTATTGTCATTCCTTGTGCATTTGACTTCCTTCGCTGTATGTTCCGTGCAGCTGGCGACTTAATAATTGAATAGCGGGTTTTTGATGAACTGGAGTTGCGCCTTTGTTTCCGGTTCAATTTCGAAGGAATTTCTTTTCCTTACCCTTTGTATTCTAAATGTTTGAGGCAGTTTGATAGGGTTTTCGTAACCAAACTGTTACTAGTCAGTGTGTTACCTTGATCATGGTGGATGGCCGAAAACAATTTTTCAGCGAGAAATGTCTTAAAGTAAAGAAAAAATTTGTTATGGTCCATTGACATCCTTAGCTGTTTTTTGTAAACTTTAGGTAAAAATAAACTATGTTATTAAAAGTCAGGTGGTAAAAATGGTAATTACTGACCGCAATGCGAAGAATATGTGTGAAACTCGCTCGGGTAACAAGATTTATTGGCTCGTGACCGCCGAAATGGGGGCACCAACGTTTGAACTGCGTTACATCGAAATTCCCCCGGGTGGGAAGAGTAGTTATGGTTCTCATCCTCACGAACACGGGGTCTTTATCGTGGAGGGAAATGGAAAAATTGTGACTCGTAATGAGGAACACGAGCTGTACCCGGGTCTGGGGGTCTTTGTGGCCGGTGGCGAAGAACACCAGTGGGTCAACCTGAGCAATAGTCAACCTTTTGGTTTTGTCTGTGTGGTTCCGAAAGGTGCCGAAAAAGAGGCTAAACCTCCTTGTTTTCAATAGCCATGATGGTACTTCAATTTGGGGCTGGGAATATTGGTCGGGGCTTTATGGGACAGTTGTTTCATGAAGCGGGATACGAAATTCTCTTTGTGGAGAGTAACGAAGAATTAGTGAATCTTCTCAACGAACGCATGTGTTATCCACTTCGTCTTCTTGATGCGTATCGAAAAGAGGTTGTTGAACTTGTGATTCCTGGCGTAAGGGCGGTTTCCACTAAAGAACGAGAACGGATTGTAGCCGGATTTGAGGAGGCTCAGTGCGTGGGCACAGCGGTGGGTATTCCCAACTACGGAGCTATTGCTCCACTTCTTGCTGAGGGGATTTTGAGGAGGAAAAATAAGCAACTGGATGCTCTTGATTTTTACCTCTGTGAAAATGATTTGGCTGCGCACTCAAAGTTGAAGGAAGCTGTATGGTCGCACCTGGATCCTGAATCTCAGAGATGGGCGGAGGAACACATCGGTTTTGTACGGGTGAGCGTAGCGAGGATGGTGCCGGGACAAAGTGGAAAAAGTGACGATCCATTACTGGTCATTGCGGATGCGTATCGGGAATTTCCCTATGATGAGCATGCTAGGAGGGGACCACTGCCCAACCTTGCCACTATGAAGCCCATTTACCATTTTGAAGCTGAATTTCAAAGAAAAATCTATACCTATAATCTGGGCCATGCTGCGCTGGCATACCTGGGATACCTGCGTGGGTATCGTTATGTCCACGAAGGTTTTGGTGATACCTGGGTCAACGCCGTTTTTAATGGGGCTCTTCAAGAGACTGCATCCGCCCTGTTCCGGAGGTATCCGGATTTATTTACTCCAGAGAATCATGAACATGTTCTTCAGGATGTGCGTACTCGCTTCGGCAATCCGCTACTCCAGGATCCCATTGCTCGGGTGGCAAGGGATCCAGTCCGCAAGCTGAGTCCTTCTGATCGTTTGATCGGGAGTGCTCGACTTTGTCTTGAACAGGGGGTATTTCCAGAACATATTGCTGCCGTTTGCGCTGCCGCTTTTTTGTACGATTACCCCGATGATGTAATGGCACAGAATTTGCAAGAGCGAATCCAGAGGAAGGGGATTGAATTGGTTCTCCAAGAAATCACTGGGGTATCACCCCAGAGTGATCTGGGTCAAAGAATCATTGAAGAGTATGATAGGCTCAGAAGAAAGGTTTTATGAGAGGAGTGAAAGCATGAAAGCAGCGGTTTTCTACGGACCGAAGGACCTGCGTATAGAGGATGTGTCAACTCCCAGAATTGGGGCTGATGAAATCCTTTTGAAAGTGGCTTTTTGTGCCATCTGTGGTACGGACGTGCGGATTTTCAACCATGGACACCGTTCTATCAACAAACCTCAAATCATCGGCCATGAGATTTCGGGAGTTGTGGCTGAAAAAGGGAAAAATGTTGAAGGGTTTGACATCGGAGACCGGGTGATGGTCGACCCCATCGTTTCCTGTGGGAAGTGTTACTACTGTCAGCGAGGAATGACCAATCTGTGTCTTGAGTTCAAAAAAACTACCGAAGCATTTGGCTATTACTATCCTGGTGGTTTTGCTGAATACATGGTCATTCCGGAAAAAGCTTTACGAAGAGGTAATCTGGTTAAGGTGCCTGAGGGAGTAAGTTTGGAGGAAGCAGCGATTGCCGAACCCTTTGCCTGTGCCCTCAATGGGCAGGTGCTTTCGCATGTGGGTTTGGGTGACACGGTACTCATCATTGGGGCTGGTCCAGTGGGATGCATGCACGTAGGTTTAGCCAGAAGCCTTGGAGCCACTAAGATTATCCTTTCTGAGGTCAAGGAAACGCGGTTAGAAATAGCGAAAAAATTCCTGGCCGATGTCTACGTTAATCCCTCAGAGGAGGACCTTTCCCAGGTTGTGATGCGTGAAACTGGAGGAATCGGAGCTACGGTTATCATTGTGGCCGTTTCTTCAAGAGTGTTGCAAGAACAAGCTCTTCAACTCGCAGCCTGTCACGCCCGGATTAACTTTTTTGGAGGGTTACCCAAAGAGGATAATATCGTGGCTCTTGATAGTAACGTGATCCACTATAAGGAGATCTACGTTCATGGTACTTCCGGTACCACGACCAACCACATCCGTACTTGTCTTGAACTTATGGCGGCTAAGCGGGTAATGGGAAAAGAATATATTAGTGCTATCATTGAGCTTTCAGAGCTTCCTACATTTTTGGAAAAGGAAGTTCAAGAGGGTAAGTACTTAAAGGTTCTGGTGAAACCGTAAAACGGGCATGAAGTACTTCGTTGTTGGGGACTTAGGAACGAGTGGGATTAAAGTGGGTTTAGTGAGCGAAAAAGGGGAGATGGTTGAAAGCCTTTACCTCCCTGCCCGTTACCAGGCGAAAGGTCCGGGGAGAATGATTCAAAAAAGTGACGATTTTGTTGAAGAGTCGTTGAAAGGCATCCGTTTTGTGCTTGGGAAAAGCGGTATCAATGCGAGAGACGTGGTTGCTCTGGCTTTTAGTGGTCAGATGGGTGGAGTGATTGGTGTTGACCGCGATTTCCAAAGCCTTACCGGTCTTGACATGGGTTTAGACCTTCAGTCAGAATCGTATAATCACTTTTTCCAAGAAGAATACGCTGATTTTGTGAATGAAAAGAGCTGTGGATCACCGAGGAACTTCCCCAAAATTCTGTGGTGGAAGAGAGAACGGCCGGAGACCTATAACAAAGTGGCTAAATTTGTCACCCTCAATGGGTACGTGGTAGGTCGTTTAGGGGGATTACGAGCTGAAGAGGCTTTTTTGGATTATAGCTTGCTCTCTTTTTTTGGAAACGAGGAAATGGAACGGAAGCAGTGGTCCGAGGAGGTAACCAGGGAGCTCGGCGTTGACCTTACGAAATTTCCTCGAATTGTTGAGCCATGGTGCACGGTGGGTGCCGTTTCTCCCTGG
This window of the Atribacterota bacterium genome carries:
- a CDS encoding helix-turn-helix domain-containing protein, which translates into the protein MSKKTGNILILNTGKDTNILRALSTEVRIRILEILNGKKLNVSQIAQKLNIPQSTAVVNINILEKAGLVKVENKKGERGSQKLCSAQYSEIIISFPSTTEKNEEDDVIEVEMPVGLYTKFEISPPCGLCSPEKIIGFLDSPDSFWNPERVKAGLLWFGKGFVEYKFPNNALYKGKPLKKIEILMELSSEVPGTNKHWLSDLTLWVNEVEIGTWISPGDFGDKRGRFTPLWWKLEGSQYGLLKTWIVTENGSFVDGEKISEISLNHLHINEHSSIKVRIGIKDDAQNVGGINIFGRGFGNYDRDIVLRLHF
- a CDS encoding cupin domain-containing protein, yielding MVITDRNAKNMCETRSGNKIYWLVTAEMGAPTFELRYIEIPPGGKSSYGSHPHEHGVFIVEGNGKIVTRNEEHELYPGLGVFVAGGEEHQWVNLSNSQPFGFVCVVPKGAEKEAKPPCFQ
- a CDS encoding zinc-dependent dehydrogenase — its product is MKAAVFYGPKDLRIEDVSTPRIGADEILLKVAFCAICGTDVRIFNHGHRSINKPQIIGHEISGVVAEKGKNVEGFDIGDRVMVDPIVSCGKCYYCQRGMTNLCLEFKKTTEAFGYYYPGGFAEYMVIPEKALRRGNLVKVPEGVSLEEAAIAEPFACALNGQVLSHVGLGDTVLIIGAGPVGCMHVGLARSLGATKIILSEVKETRLEIAKKFLADVYVNPSEEDLSQVVMRETGGIGATVIIVAVSSRVLQEQALQLAACHARINFFGGLPKEDNIVALDSNVIHYKEIYVHGTSGTTTNHIRTCLELMAAKRVMGKEYISAIIELSELPTFLEKEVQEGKYLKVLVKP